A stretch of Desulfotalea psychrophila LSv54 DNA encodes these proteins:
- a CDS encoding tyrosine-type recombinase/integrase encodes MPRLTLNRIRNAKLPPNKKQIFLWDEDAKGLGVRITGSAKVFIFQSRMLMPDKNGILKPSTFRIKIGGCDSVLLEDARNVARRYAAQVAEGIDPRQARQRTAENEATERQERKRQDVTIGKAWPTYMEERRPNWSTKYYSDHERIISPGGKQKKRGKGLTVAGPLASIANLPLSSVTADSIKKWLADEQPKRPTETRRAFEMLRTFLNWCEADKRYHGLAPPNACSAKIKKDNLTKKNSRDDALQREQLSVWFASVRRYENKVLSAYVQMLFLIGARREELLSLKWSDVDFRWKKVHILGKGAVPRDLPLTPYVAALLSKLPRRNEWVFSSTRGKEGRLQSPTKAFQKMMSRAEIDDITLHGLRRSFSTLSEWLETPVGIVYQIQGHEPSATAEKHYKKRPVDLLRKWHIKIEAWILEEAGVEVPGADQETGFRLVKIV; translated from the coding sequence ATGCCACGATTGACATTAAATAGAATTAGAAACGCTAAGCTCCCACCTAATAAAAAACAGATTTTTCTCTGGGATGAAGATGCCAAGGGCCTGGGGGTACGTATCACTGGAAGCGCAAAAGTGTTCATCTTCCAAAGTCGCATGCTGATGCCTGATAAAAATGGCATCCTGAAACCATCTACTTTCAGAATAAAGATAGGCGGATGTGATTCAGTCCTCCTGGAAGATGCACGCAATGTGGCCAGGCGTTATGCGGCACAAGTGGCCGAGGGGATAGATCCACGCCAAGCACGTCAACGGACTGCTGAGAACGAAGCCACGGAGAGACAAGAAAGGAAACGACAAGATGTGACTATTGGCAAAGCATGGCCAACCTACATGGAAGAACGTCGCCCAAACTGGTCAACAAAATACTACTCCGACCATGAGCGCATTATCTCTCCAGGCGGCAAACAGAAAAAGAGAGGCAAAGGCCTGACTGTAGCGGGCCCCTTAGCCAGTATTGCCAACCTACCTCTTTCAAGTGTGACAGCCGATTCTATAAAAAAATGGTTGGCAGATGAACAGCCCAAGCGCCCGACAGAAACCAGACGAGCTTTTGAAATGCTTCGAACCTTCCTGAATTGGTGCGAAGCTGACAAACGCTACCACGGCCTTGCTCCCCCTAATGCATGCTCTGCCAAAATCAAGAAAGACAACTTGACTAAAAAGAACTCACGGGACGACGCCCTGCAACGAGAGCAGCTTTCTGTCTGGTTTGCTTCAGTACGGCGCTATGAAAATAAAGTTCTATCAGCATACGTCCAAATGCTCTTCCTTATAGGTGCCAGACGTGAGGAGCTGCTTTCACTTAAATGGTCTGACGTAGACTTCCGCTGGAAAAAAGTACACATCCTTGGCAAAGGCGCTGTGCCGAGAGACCTTCCACTAACCCCATATGTTGCAGCCCTATTATCCAAACTGCCTCGACGTAATGAGTGGGTTTTTTCCTCAACGCGTGGGAAAGAAGGCCGCCTACAAAGCCCCACCAAAGCTTTTCAAAAGATGATGAGCAGGGCTGAGATTGACGACATTACTCTACATGGGTTACGCCGATCCTTCTCCACCTTGTCGGAGTGGTTGGAAACGCCGGTTGGGATCGTCTACCAGATCCAAGGGCACGAACCATCAGCCACAGCAGAAAAACATTACAAGAAGCGACCTGTTGACCTGCTCCGCAAATGGCACATCAAGATTGAAGCCTGGATATTGGAAGAGGCTGGAGTTGAAGTGCCTGGAGCGGATCAAGAAACAGGTTTTCGATTAGTAAAAATCGTTTAA